Proteins found in one Anaerolineales bacterium genomic segment:
- a CDS encoding peptidylprolyl isomerase, translating into MDRFQTNKKSIRAWVLRSLLVFSFASMSACSLVGQKTTQWDQPPEMSIDTSAIYIATLKTEKGDIRIELFADEAPMTVNNFIFLAEQGYYDDTTFHRVIPDFMAQGGDPEGTGMGGPGYSFPDEISFNLRFDDEGYLAMANSGPDTNGSQFFITFGPTPHLNGLHTIFGKVVEGMDVARALTPRDPISNPDFEGDRLEKVEIERVSESLLPTPTETAIPIVPQWEAGRPLAALDVEARENLFTGPPEMRIDVSKSYVASIQTTQGEIVVELHPQEAPVSVNNFVVLAELGYWDQFPIAYVEQGFLVITGSPRGTQDSDIGYTLPFESGLETTPGAVGFFLRQDILAVSGSQFYITMVAIPTMNEMYPVFGYVTEGLDVVESLTAEDRIESITIVEG; encoded by the coding sequence ATGGACCGCTTTCAAACGAATAAAAAATCCATTCGGGCGTGGGTATTGCGGAGTTTGCTCGTGTTTTCGTTCGCCTCGATGAGCGCTTGTTCGCTCGTTGGGCAGAAGACGACGCAGTGGGATCAACCCCCGGAGATGAGCATCGACACTTCGGCCATCTACATCGCAACGTTGAAGACGGAAAAGGGCGACATCCGTATCGAGCTTTTCGCCGATGAGGCGCCGATGACGGTGAACAACTTCATCTTTCTGGCGGAGCAAGGCTACTACGACGACACCACCTTCCATCGGGTGATCCCCGATTTCATGGCGCAGGGCGGCGATCCCGAAGGAACGGGGATGGGCGGCCCGGGATACAGCTTCCCGGATGAGATCAGTTTCAATTTGCGTTTCGACGATGAAGGCTATCTCGCCATGGCGAATTCCGGTCCGGACACCAATGGAAGTCAATTCTTCATCACTTTCGGGCCCACGCCGCATTTAAACGGTTTGCATACGATCTTCGGTAAGGTCGTCGAGGGGATGGACGTGGCGCGAGCATTGACGCCGCGCGATCCGATTTCCAATCCGGATTTCGAAGGCGATCGATTGGAAAAAGTCGAGATCGAACGGGTATCGGAGAGCTTGCTGCCCACACCAACGGAAACGGCGATCCCCATCGTACCGCAGTGGGAAGCGGGGAGACCACTTGCTGCGCTCGATGTCGAAGCTCGCGAAAACCTCTTCACCGGCCCTCCGGAAATGAGAATCGACGTGAGCAAATCGTACGTTGCATCGATCCAGACCACGCAGGGGGAGATCGTCGTCGAGCTTCATCCGCAGGAAGCGCCGGTGAGCGTCAATAACTTCGTCGTTCTTGCAGAGTTGGGTTATTGGGATCAATTTCCGATCGCCTACGTCGAGCAGGGATTTCTGGTGATCACGGGCTCGCCGCGCGGCACGCAGGACAGTGACATCGGATACACGCTTCCGTTTGAGTCGGGTTTGGAAACCACACCCGGCGCGGTGGGCTTTTTCTTGCGTCAGGATATCCTCGCCGTGAGCGGCAGTCAGTTCTACATCACCATGGTGGCCATTCCCACCATGAATGAGATGTATCCGGTTTTCGGATACGTCACCGAAGGCCTGGATGTGGTCGAGAGTTTGACCGCTGAAGACAGGATCGAATCGATAACGATCGTCGAGGGATAG
- the gatB gene encoding Asp-tRNA(Asn)/Glu-tRNA(Gln) amidotransferase subunit GatB, with protein sequence MPDYEAVIGLETHIQLNTQSKIFCGCKADSWDDEANTNICPVCTGLPGVLPVLNRVVVEKAVLLAAAMQADSIQPLSYFARKNYLYPDLPKGYQISQYDEPLARGGFLELPLPDGGTRLVTIEKLHIEEDAGKTVYQNDRRLIDFNRCGVPLVEMVTGPNLRTADEVAQYLIRLRQLLRWLGISEGDMERGQLRCDANVSIRSKGSEVLNPKTEIKNVNSIENARMAVETEIERQIREVSAGRTIETWTLQWDEDGGTLRKMRSKESEADYRYFREPDLLPIVLDDEWRAEILARLPELPLARRERFVEQYSLPLYDAEILTEERSLSEYFEEVVSIVGDDAKTVSNWLINDVQRMIRELGVSPADLKLRPAHLARIIQMVQEKAITTNTGKDLLMKVEQSGKSPEQLVADLGLAQVSDEDVLREVAAKIIAGNPEQAKTYRDGKTTILGWFVGQIMRETKGKANPQKVRSILEDLLAE encoded by the coding sequence ATGCCGGATTACGAAGCGGTCATCGGTCTCGAAACCCATATCCAACTGAACACCCAGAGTAAGATTTTTTGTGGGTGCAAGGCGGATTCGTGGGACGACGAGGCGAACACGAATATCTGCCCGGTCTGCACCGGACTGCCCGGCGTGCTGCCGGTTCTCAATCGTGTCGTCGTCGAAAAGGCCGTGTTGTTGGCTGCAGCCATGCAGGCTGATTCCATACAACCGCTTTCGTATTTCGCACGTAAAAATTATCTCTACCCGGATTTGCCGAAGGGATATCAGATCAGCCAATACGACGAGCCGCTTGCGCGCGGCGGTTTTCTCGAGCTTCCACTTCCGGACGGCGGCACTCGGCTGGTGACGATCGAAAAACTGCACATCGAGGAAGACGCCGGAAAGACGGTTTACCAAAACGATCGACGTCTGATCGATTTCAACCGCTGCGGCGTGCCGCTGGTCGAAATGGTCACGGGACCGAACTTGCGTACGGCGGACGAGGTCGCGCAGTATTTGATCCGTTTGCGGCAGCTGCTGCGCTGGTTGGGCATCTCGGAGGGCGACATGGAGCGCGGCCAACTGCGCTGCGATGCGAACGTCTCCATTCGCTCGAAAGGCAGCGAGGTTCTCAATCCGAAGACGGAAATCAAGAACGTCAATTCGATCGAAAATGCCCGCATGGCGGTGGAAACTGAAATTGAACGGCAAATCCGTGAGGTCTCCGCCGGCCGCACGATCGAAACCTGGACGTTACAGTGGGACGAGGACGGTGGAACGCTGCGTAAAATGCGTTCCAAAGAGAGTGAGGCGGATTACCGTTATTTTCGAGAACCCGATCTGCTGCCCATCGTCCTCGACGATGAATGGCGGGCCGAAATCCTGGCCCGCCTTCCGGAACTTCCCCTGGCGCGGCGCGAACGCTTCGTCGAGCAATATAGTCTTCCCTTGTACGACGCAGAAATTCTCACCGAAGAACGCAGCCTGTCCGAGTATTTTGAGGAGGTGGTTTCGATCGTAGGAGACGACGCAAAGACGGTCTCCAATTGGCTGATCAACGACGTACAGCGCATGATCCGGGAGCTTGGTGTCTCTCCTGCCGATTTGAAACTGCGTCCCGCGCACCTGGCCAGGATCATCCAGATGGTTCAGGAGAAGGCGATCACCACGAACACCGGCAAAGACCTGCTCATGAAAGTCGAGCAAAGCGGGAAATCTCCCGAGCAGCTTGTCGCCGATCTGGGGTTGGCGCAGGTCTCCGATGAGGACGTTCTGCGTGAGGTGGCCGCAAAGATCATTGCCGGAAATCCGGAGCAGGCAAAGACGTACAGGGACGGGAAAACGACGATCCTGGGTTGGTTTGTGGGCCAGATCATGCGAGAGACGAAGGGCAAGGCGAACCCACAAAAAGTCCGCTCGATACTCGAAGACCTACTCGCAGAATAA
- a CDS encoding GNAT family N-acetyltransferase, with the protein MKTIRPANATDSSEIKRLVRSERLNPLGLNWRRFLIAEDRGGGLLGCVQVKKHGGEAMELSSLVVTPVWRGRGVAGALIEYVQQRSNSPLWLTCRSGLIPFYSRFGFREIRDPAQMPRYFKLTRIFGKLLHFVGTIGGYLAVMRWDLPAESRP; encoded by the coding sequence ATGAAAACGATCCGGCCCGCCAATGCAACTGACTCTTCCGAGATCAAGCGCCTCGTGCGCAGCGAACGACTCAATCCGTTGGGGTTGAACTGGAGGCGTTTCTTGATCGCCGAAGATCGCGGCGGCGGCTTACTGGGCTGTGTGCAGGTGAAGAAGCACGGTGGTGAAGCGATGGAACTGTCCTCTCTCGTGGTGACTCCTGTCTGGAGAGGGCGCGGGGTGGCCGGTGCGTTGATCGAATATGTCCAGCAGCGCTCGAATTCACCCTTGTGGTTGACCTGCCGGTCAGGCTTGATCCCCTTTTATTCCCGCTTCGGATTCCGGGAAATCCGGGACCCCGCTCAGATGCCTCGGTATTTCAAACTGACTCGAATCTTCGGAAAGCTGCTGCACTTCGTGGGGACCATCGGGGGCTACCTCGCCGTCATGCGCTGGGATCTTCCTGCCGAATCGAGGCCTTGA